A DNA window from Leptolyngbya sp. KIOST-1 contains the following coding sequences:
- a CDS encoding form I ribulose bisphosphate carboxylase large subunit, which produces MSYSQTTTQSKAGYSAGVKDYKLTYYTPDYTPKDTDILAAFRMTPQPGVPPEECAAAVAAESSTGTWTTVWTDLLTDMDRYKGRCYDIEPVPGEDNQYICYVAYPLDLFEEGSVTNLLTSLVGNVFGFKALRALRLEDLRIPVAYLKTFQGPPHGIQVERDRLNKYGRPLLGCTIKPKLGLSAKNYGRAVYECLRGGLDFTKDDENINSQPFQRWRDRFLFVADAIHKSQAETGEIKGHYLNVTAATCEEMLKRAEYAKELGMPIIMHDFLTGGFTANTTLAHWCRDNGVLLHIHRAMHAVIDRQKNHGIHFRVLAKCLRMSGGDHIHTGTVVGKLEGDRAGTLGFVDLLRENYIEQDKSRGIYFTQDWASMGGVMAVASGGIHVWHMPALVEIFGDDSVLQFGGGTLGHPWGNAPGATANRVALEACVQARNEGRDLAREGGDVIREACKWSPELAAACELWKEIKFEFDTVDTI; this is translated from the coding sequence ATGTCTTACTCTCAGACAACGACTCAATCAAAAGCCGGATACAGCGCCGGGGTTAAGGACTACAAACTGACCTACTACACCCCGGACTACACACCTAAAGATACGGACATCCTGGCGGCGTTCCGGATGACCCCCCAGCCCGGCGTACCGCCCGAAGAGTGCGCCGCCGCTGTGGCCGCAGAATCGTCCACCGGTACCTGGACCACGGTGTGGACCGACCTGCTGACCGATATGGATCGCTACAAGGGTCGCTGCTACGACATCGAGCCCGTGCCCGGCGAAGACAACCAGTACATCTGCTACGTGGCCTACCCCCTCGACCTGTTTGAGGAAGGTTCGGTCACCAACCTGCTGACCTCCCTGGTGGGCAACGTGTTTGGTTTCAAAGCCCTGCGCGCCCTACGTCTGGAAGACCTGCGCATTCCCGTGGCCTACCTGAAGACCTTCCAGGGTCCTCCCCACGGCATCCAGGTCGAGCGCGATCGCCTCAACAAGTACGGTCGTCCCCTGCTGGGCTGCACCATTAAGCCCAAGCTGGGTCTGTCGGCTAAGAACTACGGCCGCGCCGTGTACGAGTGCCTGCGCGGTGGTCTCGACTTCACCAAAGATGACGAGAACATCAACTCCCAGCCCTTCCAGCGCTGGCGCGATCGCTTTCTGTTTGTGGCCGACGCTATCCACAAGTCCCAGGCTGAAACCGGCGAGATCAAGGGTCACTACCTGAACGTGACCGCTGCCACCTGCGAAGAAATGCTGAAGCGGGCTGAGTACGCCAAAGAACTCGGCATGCCCATCATCATGCATGACTTCCTAACCGGTGGTTTTACCGCCAACACCACCCTGGCCCACTGGTGCCGCGACAACGGTGTGCTGCTGCACATTCACCGCGCCATGCACGCGGTGATCGACCGCCAGAAGAACCACGGTATCCACTTCCGCGTGCTGGCCAAGTGTCTGCGTATGTCCGGTGGTGACCACATCCACACCGGTACTGTGGTGGGTAAGCTGGAGGGCGATCGCGCCGGTACCCTGGGCTTCGTTGACCTGCTGCGCGAAAACTACATCGAGCAGGACAAGTCCCGCGGTATCTACTTCACCCAGGACTGGGCCTCCATGGGCGGCGTTATGGCCGTGGCCTCCGGTGGTATCCACGTGTGGCACATGCCCGCGCTGGTGGAAATCTTCGGCGACGACTCCGTGCTTCAGTTTGGTGGTGGTACCCTGGGGCACCCCTGGGGTAACGCGCCCGGTGCAACCGCTAACCGCGTGGCCCTCGAAGCCTGCGTCCAGGCCCGTAACGAAGGCCGTGACCTGGCCCGCGAAGGCGGCGACGTCATCCGTGAAGCCTGCAAGTGGTCACCCGAACTGGCTGCCGCCTGCGAACTGTGGAAAGAAATCAAGTTCGAGTTCGACACCGTGGACACCATCTAA
- the rcbX gene encoding RuBisCO chaperone RbcX translates to MDLKQTAKDTAKVLTSYLTFQAVKTVLNQLKETNPARAYWLNAFSTKETLQDGEAYLSALLDESADLAIRVMTVRQHIAEGICEFLPEMVVTSIQQANMEHRRQHLERLTQLGDAEHAVDSNFVEDADVPQKSTADADPSPE, encoded by the coding sequence ATGGACCTTAAGCAAACGGCTAAAGACACCGCCAAGGTGCTCACTAGCTACCTGACCTTTCAGGCCGTGAAAACGGTGCTGAACCAGCTAAAGGAAACCAACCCCGCCCGCGCCTATTGGCTCAACGCGTTTTCAACCAAAGAAACGCTTCAGGATGGCGAAGCCTACTTGAGCGCTCTGCTAGACGAAAGCGCAGACCTGGCCATTCGAGTAATGACTGTGCGGCAGCACATTGCAGAGGGTATCTGCGAGTTTTTACCCGAAATGGTGGTCACTAGCATCCAGCAAGCCAATATGGAACACCGCCGCCAGCATTTAGAGCGCCTGACTCAGCTTGGCGATGCCGAACACGCCGTAGATTCAAATTTTGTTGAGGACGCCGATGTCCCGCAAAAGTCCACGGCTGACGCTGACCCCTCCCCTGAGTAG
- a CDS encoding ribulose bisphosphate carboxylase small subunit produces the protein MKTLPKERRFETMSYLPPLSDAQIERQIAYILKQGYFPAVEFNEASNPEEYYWTMWKLPLFNASSTQEVLSEVQACRSEYSNCYIRVVGFDNVKQCQIASFIVHKPGASSSGYRY, from the coding sequence ATGAAAACTCTGCCTAAAGAGCGTCGTTTTGAAACGATGTCCTACCTGCCCCCGCTCTCTGACGCCCAGATTGAACGGCAAATCGCCTACATTCTGAAGCAGGGCTATTTCCCCGCTGTGGAATTCAACGAAGCCTCGAACCCCGAGGAGTACTACTGGACCATGTGGAAGCTGCCCCTGTTCAACGCCTCCTCCACCCAGGAAGTGCTGAGCGAAGTGCAGGCTTGCCGCTCTGAGTACTCCAACTGCTACATCCGCGTGGTGGGCTTTGACAATGTGAAGCAGTGCCAAATCGCCAGCTTCATCGTGCACAAACCCGGCGCTAGCAGCAGCGGCTACCGCTACTAA
- a CDS encoding TetR/AcrR family transcriptional regulator: protein MATKVDRTSPRQTRDSEATKAEILDAAEEEFAKFGFNGAKTEAIAAKTGVTKAMIYYHFGSKEELYKAVIQRPAADFTHAFGDLELETMPPEEALKTVIKVAIAHEISHPHYGQVLLHEAMQHQGQYFKLTGWVNPINRVVAVIERGIQAGIFRPVDPWLAVNHTMGICTFYFNAQANMRNVQPEFEWFTPAAIERFTESAIAMVLAGLKA, encoded by the coding sequence TTGGCCACGAAAGTTGATCGAACCTCGCCCCGGCAAACCCGCGATTCTGAAGCCACCAAGGCTGAGATCCTAGATGCGGCGGAGGAAGAATTTGCCAAGTTTGGCTTTAACGGGGCTAAAACGGAGGCGATCGCCGCCAAAACCGGCGTCACCAAGGCCATGATCTACTACCACTTCGGCAGCAAGGAAGAACTCTACAAAGCCGTGATCCAGCGGCCCGCCGCAGATTTCACCCATGCCTTTGGCGACCTGGAGCTGGAAACCATGCCACCCGAGGAGGCGCTAAAAACGGTGATCAAGGTGGCGATCGCCCACGAAATCAGCCACCCGCACTACGGTCAGGTGCTGCTGCATGAAGCGATGCAGCACCAGGGCCAATACTTTAAGCTGACTGGCTGGGTTAACCCTATCAATCGCGTGGTCGCAGTCATAGAGCGGGGCATCCAAGCGGGCATCTTTCGTCCGGTAGACCCTTGGTTAGCGGTCAACCACACGATGGGAATTTGCACGTTTTATTTCAATGCTCAGGCCAATATGCGCAACGTACAGCCGGAGTTTGAGTGGTTTACGCCCGCGGCGATTGAGCGATTTACTGAATCGGCGATCGCTATGGTGTTAGCTGGTCTGAAGGCCTAA
- the psbA gene encoding photosystem II q(b) protein, with translation MTTTLQRRSSASLWEQFCNWVVSTENRLYVGWFGVLMLPTLLAATTCFVIAFIAAPPVDIDGIREPVAGSLLYGNNMISGAVVPSSNAIGLHFYPIWEAASLDEWLYNGGPYQLVIFHFLIGVFCYMGREWELSYRLGMRPWICVAYSAPVAAATAVFLIYPIGQGSFSDGMPLGISGTFNFMLVFQAEHNILMHPFHMLGVAGVFGGALISAMHGSLVTSTLVRETTENESQNYGYKFGQEEETYNIVAAHGYFGRLVGRTNEILLGVNANSRSLHFFMAAWPVVGIWFAALGISTMAFNLNGFNFNQSILDAQGRVIGTWADVINRANLGMEVMHERNAHNFPLDLAAEGEATPVALAAPELVS, from the coding sequence ATGACGACTACCTTGCAGCGGCGCTCTAGCGCCAGTCTGTGGGAGCAGTTTTGCAACTGGGTCGTCAGCACCGAGAACCGACTTTATGTGGGTTGGTTTGGCGTGTTGATGCTGCCTACCTTGCTGGCTGCAACCACCTGCTTTGTGATTGCCTTTATTGCCGCCCCTCCGGTAGATATCGACGGCATTCGAGAGCCTGTGGCGGGTTCACTGCTCTACGGCAACAACATGATTTCCGGTGCTGTGGTGCCGTCGTCGAATGCGATCGGCCTACACTTTTACCCGATCTGGGAAGCGGCCTCCCTCGACGAGTGGCTGTATAACGGCGGCCCCTACCAGCTGGTGATTTTTCACTTTTTGATTGGGGTGTTTTGCTACATGGGGCGCGAGTGGGAGCTGAGCTACCGTCTGGGCATGCGCCCCTGGATCTGCGTGGCCTATTCTGCCCCCGTGGCCGCCGCCACCGCCGTGTTTTTGATCTATCCCATTGGTCAGGGGTCTTTCTCAGACGGCATGCCCCTGGGTATCTCGGGCACCTTCAACTTCATGCTGGTGTTTCAGGCGGAGCACAATATTTTGATGCATCCGTTTCACATGCTGGGGGTCGCTGGGGTCTTTGGCGGGGCGCTGATTTCGGCCATGCATGGCTCACTGGTGACCTCTACCCTGGTGCGAGAAACCACCGAAAACGAGTCGCAAAACTACGGCTACAAGTTCGGCCAGGAAGAGGAGACTTACAACATCGTGGCCGCCCACGGCTACTTTGGCCGCTTGGTGGGGCGCACCAATGAGATTTTGCTCGGGGTGAATGCCAACAGCCGCAGCCTGCACTTCTTTATGGCGGCCTGGCCAGTGGTGGGCATTTGGTTTGCGGCTCTGGGCATTAGCACTATGGCGTTTAACCTGAATGGATTCAACTTCAACCAGTCGATTCTCGATGCCCAAGGTCGAGTGATTGGCACCTGGGCCGATGTGATCAACCGGGCCAACCTGGGCATGGAGGTGATGCACGAGCGCAATGCCCACAACTTCCCGCTCGACCTGGCGGCAGAGGGTGAGGCAACCCCAGTGGCGCTAGCAGCCCCTGAGCTGGTCAGCTAG
- a CDS encoding Uma2 family endonuclease, with product MVQALSQPHMSLQEFLAWLPETGRYELHDGVVVEMQPTGAHEQVVGLLNRKLNFLLEQEDLNYFIPNTVLVQPLGYESGYKPDVLLVDTAALTQEPLWKRESVITLASSIKLLVEVVSTNWPDDYARKFEDYETMGIGEYWIVDYLGLGGRRYIGNPKQPTITICHWVDGVYEIQLFRRGDTIISPGFPNLRLTTDQIFAAGQ from the coding sequence ATGGTTCAGGCGCTATCCCAGCCGCACATGAGTTTGCAGGAGTTTCTGGCCTGGCTGCCAGAAACCGGACGCTACGAGCTGCACGATGGAGTGGTGGTTGAAATGCAGCCAACCGGGGCACATGAGCAGGTAGTAGGTCTCTTAAACCGCAAGTTAAATTTTCTCCTAGAGCAAGAAGACCTCAACTATTTCATTCCTAATACGGTACTGGTGCAGCCTTTGGGCTATGAGAGCGGCTACAAGCCCGATGTGCTGCTGGTGGATACCGCTGCTCTAACCCAAGAGCCGCTGTGGAAACGGGAATCGGTGATTACCTTGGCCAGTTCGATCAAGCTCTTAGTGGAAGTTGTCTCAACCAACTGGCCTGATGACTATGCCCGTAAGTTTGAAGACTACGAGACTATGGGTATCGGTGAATATTGGATTGTGGACTACCTGGGCTTAGGCGGGCGGCGCTACATTGGCAATCCCAAGCAGCCGACCATCACCATTTGCCACTGGGTCGATGGCGTCTATGAAATCCAGCTTTTTCGTCGGGGAGACACCATCATCTCGCCAGGGTTTCCCAACTTGCGATTAACAACTGACCAGATCTTCGCAGCAGGGCAGTAG
- a CDS encoding photosystem II manganese-stabilizing polypeptide: protein MRYRALLVAFLAICLSVLTACSEAPSATSSVPLTYDQIRNTGLANKCPQLSEMTRGSIALENGKTYQLVGMCIEPTAYFVKEEASKRQDATYVPGKVLTRYTSSLDQVRGDLTLNSDGSLLFSETGGMDFQAITVQLPGGQQEPFLFTVKGLQATSQPGQNALTTSTDFEGDYKVPSYRTSNFLDPKGRGLATGYDTAVALPASGDSEEYVKENTKAFDVGQGHISLRVSKIDGATGEIGGTFEAEQPSDTDMGTAEPVDIKVQGVFYARLEEV from the coding sequence ATGAGGTATCGCGCCCTCTTAGTTGCATTCCTGGCCATTTGCCTGAGTGTACTGACAGCCTGTAGCGAAGCGCCCAGTGCCACCAGTAGTGTGCCCCTGACCTACGACCAAATCCGCAACACGGGCCTGGCCAACAAGTGCCCCCAGCTCTCTGAAATGACCCGGGGCAGCATTGCCCTGGAAAACGGCAAAACCTATCAACTCGTCGGGATGTGCATCGAGCCCACCGCTTACTTCGTCAAAGAAGAAGCTTCTAAGCGCCAAGATGCCACCTATGTACCCGGCAAGGTGCTTACCCGCTACACCTCCAGCCTGGACCAGGTGCGCGGCGATTTAACCCTCAATTCCGACGGCAGCCTGCTGTTCTCCGAGACTGGCGGTATGGACTTCCAGGCCATCACTGTGCAGCTGCCCGGTGGTCAGCAAGAGCCGTTCCTGTTCACCGTCAAGGGCTTGCAGGCGACCTCTCAGCCGGGCCAAAACGCCCTCACCACCTCCACTGACTTTGAGGGCGACTACAAGGTACCCTCCTACCGCACGTCTAATTTCCTCGATCCGAAGGGCCGTGGTCTGGCCACCGGCTACGACACTGCTGTGGCTCTGCCCGCTAGCGGCGACAGCGAAGAGTACGTGAAGGAAAATACCAAGGCCTTCGATGTAGGCCAAGGCCACATTTCCCTGCGGGTTTCCAAAATTGACGGCGCCACCGGCGAAATTGGCGGTACTTTCGAGGCCGAGCAGCCCTCTGATACCGATATGGGTACGGCTGAGCCCGTAGACATTAAAGTTCAGGGCGTTTTCTACGCTCGCCTTGAGGAAGTCTAA
- the treS gene encoding maltose alpha-D-glucosyltransferase, whose translation MKNDPLWFKNAIIYEVPVRAFADSNGDGIGDFRGLTGKLDYLQDLGVTAIWLLPFFPSPLRDDGYDIADYMNVNPIYGTLDDFKELMQAAHQRGIRVIIELIVNHTSDQHPWFQRARRAPKGSPERDFYVWSDTYEKYQEARIIFQDFETSNWTWDSVANAYFWHRFYSHQPDLNYDNPAVRQAVFDVMDFWLEMGVDGLRMDAVPYLYEREGTNCENLPETHAFLKELRRHIDEKFPNRMLLAEANQWPEDAAAYFGDGDECHMNFHFPLMPRLFMALRMEDSFPIADILQQTPTIPDNCQWGLFLRNHDELTLEMVTDEDRDFMYRVYAQDPEMRVNLGIRRRLAPLLGNDRRQIELLNSLLLSLPGTPVLYYGDEIGMGDNVYVGDRNGVRTPMQWNYDRNAGFSNASPQRLFLPLIVEAEYHYATVNVEAQRANPTSLLNATKRLIAMRKHFRALGSGDFKLLHPENRKVLAFTRTYEDEKILVVANLSRFVQTVELDLVALKGWMPVEIFGRTEFPPIDELPYFLSIGAYAVYWFTLKPQAVPLPATDPQTELPTLALDGAWHGAFARLQSAQTRRFTASLESLLPHYLANHRWFGGRTRTVQAARIGGALAIPYGPYGDSYAQMVELHVDYIQGNPQSYVLFLAVAEGDQALHLLSETPQSVVARLKLAQSDEVAVLFDAIADKSFLTALLDGIARHQIYENTTGRLISTTTPLFEQLSGEEPDAAAGDESPPPFEPTLIKGAHNNTSIAYARASGVAAQNRLILKLFQKVDEGQHPDQEVRRFLDDHHRFTNITSIAGTLTYYRPAAEPITVGILQEYIPDTRSGWDYTLDHLRDFFDLVIMDQSNVAEAPMPTGSPLVLKPRAPGEDGPTDVFFPVPYCPLPTLESQIPACKAINSYLANIQLLGQRTAELHIALTVDASADQAFAPEPFTSLYQRSIYQYSRNLTGQVFLLLKNRLNTLSPDLRSLAKTVLEQQDVCLQRFQAVLDQKITALRIRCHNDYHLEQVLYTGKDFFIIDFEGDPNRSLNERRMKRSPLRDVAGMLQSFYYAVNVALDDEIERGISQPEQRHQLQRWAEFWYRWVSTTFVQAYLETASRDGFLPQTQQELEVLLDNYLIEQAIYNLGRELVERSTHVKIPLRRILHLLAIDLEESPQSPEGLKAD comes from the coding sequence TTGAAGAATGATCCCCTGTGGTTTAAGAACGCCATCATCTACGAAGTACCGGTGCGCGCTTTTGCCGACAGCAACGGCGACGGCATTGGTGACTTTCGAGGCTTGACCGGGAAGCTGGATTATCTTCAAGACCTGGGCGTGACGGCGATCTGGCTGCTGCCCTTCTTTCCGTCGCCCCTGCGCGATGACGGCTACGACATTGCCGACTACATGAATGTCAACCCCATCTACGGCACCCTGGACGACTTTAAAGAGCTGATGCAGGCGGCCCACCAGCGGGGCATTCGCGTCATCATCGAGCTGATCGTCAACCACACCTCCGATCAGCACCCCTGGTTTCAGCGAGCCCGGCGGGCCCCCAAGGGCAGCCCCGAGCGCGATTTCTACGTCTGGAGCGACACCTACGAGAAATACCAGGAAGCGCGAATTATCTTCCAGGACTTCGAAACCTCCAACTGGACCTGGGACTCGGTGGCCAACGCCTACTTCTGGCACCGCTTTTACTCCCACCAGCCCGACCTCAACTACGACAACCCGGCGGTGCGCCAGGCTGTGTTCGACGTGATGGACTTCTGGCTGGAAATGGGAGTCGACGGGCTGCGCATGGATGCGGTGCCCTACCTGTACGAGCGCGAGGGCACCAACTGCGAAAACCTGCCCGAAACCCACGCTTTCCTCAAGGAGTTGCGCCGCCACATCGACGAAAAGTTTCCCAACCGCATGCTGCTGGCCGAGGCTAACCAGTGGCCCGAGGATGCCGCCGCCTACTTCGGCGATGGCGACGAGTGCCACATGAACTTTCACTTCCCGCTGATGCCGCGCCTGTTTATGGCCCTGCGCATGGAAGACAGCTTTCCGATCGCAGACATTTTGCAGCAGACCCCCACCATTCCCGACAACTGCCAGTGGGGCCTGTTTCTGCGCAACCACGACGAGTTGACCCTGGAAATGGTCACCGACGAGGACCGCGACTTTATGTATCGGGTCTACGCCCAGGATCCTGAGATGCGGGTAAACCTGGGCATTCGGCGGCGATTAGCGCCGCTGCTGGGCAACGATCGCCGCCAGATCGAGCTGCTCAACAGCCTGCTGCTGTCGCTGCCGGGTACCCCCGTGCTCTACTACGGCGACGAAATTGGCATGGGTGACAACGTCTACGTGGGCGATCGCAACGGCGTGCGCACCCCCATGCAGTGGAACTACGACCGCAACGCGGGCTTTAGCAATGCCAGCCCCCAGCGGCTGTTTCTGCCGCTGATTGTCGAAGCTGAGTACCACTACGCCACGGTGAATGTGGAGGCCCAGCGGGCCAACCCCACCTCGCTGCTCAACGCCACCAAGCGGCTGATTGCCATGCGCAAGCACTTCCGTGCTCTGGGCAGCGGCGACTTTAAGCTATTGCACCCCGAGAACCGCAAGGTGCTGGCCTTTACCCGCACCTATGAGGACGAAAAAATTCTGGTCGTCGCCAACCTGTCGCGCTTTGTGCAGACCGTGGAGCTCGATCTGGTTGCCCTGAAGGGGTGGATGCCGGTGGAGATCTTTGGCCGCACCGAGTTTCCGCCCATCGACGAGCTGCCCTATTTCCTCAGCATTGGGGCCTACGCGGTCTACTGGTTTACCCTCAAGCCCCAGGCGGTGCCGCTGCCCGCCACCGACCCGCAGACCGAGCTGCCCACCCTGGCCCTCGATGGAGCGTGGCACGGGGCTTTTGCCCGGCTGCAGTCGGCCCAGACCCGCAGGTTCACCGCCAGCTTAGAAAGTCTGCTGCCCCACTACCTGGCCAACCACCGCTGGTTTGGCGGCAGAACCCGCACGGTGCAGGCAGCCCGGATTGGGGGGGCGCTTGCCATTCCCTACGGCCCCTACGGCGACAGCTATGCCCAGATGGTGGAGCTGCACGTCGACTACATTCAGGGCAACCCGCAGTCCTACGTCCTATTTCTGGCGGTGGCCGAGGGGGATCAGGCGCTCCACCTGCTGTCCGAGACCCCCCAGTCCGTCGTGGCCCGACTGAAGCTGGCCCAGAGCGATGAGGTGGCGGTGCTGTTCGACGCGATCGCCGACAAGTCATTTCTCACGGCCCTGCTGGACGGCATCGCCCGCCACCAGATCTACGAAAACACGACCGGTCGGCTGATCTCCACCACCACTCCCCTGTTCGAGCAGCTCAGCGGCGAGGAACCCGATGCCGCCGCTGGCGATGAGTCGCCCCCGCCCTTTGAGCCCACCCTGATCAAAGGCGCTCACAACAACACCTCGATCGCCTACGCCAGGGCCAGCGGTGTGGCGGCCCAAAATCGGCTGATCCTCAAGCTGTTCCAGAAGGTGGACGAAGGGCAGCACCCCGACCAGGAAGTGCGCCGGTTCTTAGACGACCACCACCGCTTTACCAATATCACCTCGATCGCAGGCACCCTGACCTACTATCGGCCCGCCGCCGAGCCAATCACCGTCGGCATTTTGCAGGAGTATATTCCCGACACCCGCAGCGGCTGGGACTACACCCTCGACCATCTGCGCGACTTCTTTGATTTGGTGATCATGGACCAGTCCAATGTGGCCGAAGCGCCCATGCCCACGGGGTCACCCCTGGTGCTAAAGCCCCGAGCCCCTGGGGAGGACGGCCCCACCGACGTGTTCTTCCCGGTGCCCTACTGCCCGCTGCCCACCCTGGAGTCTCAAATTCCCGCCTGCAAAGCGATCAATAGCTACCTGGCCAACATTCAGCTGCTGGGGCAGCGCACCGCCGAGCTGCACATTGCCCTGACGGTGGATGCCTCCGCCGACCAGGCCTTTGCGCCCGAGCCATTTACGTCGCTCTACCAGCGGTCGATCTACCAGTACAGCCGCAACCTGACCGGACAGGTCTTTTTGCTGCTCAAAAACCGGCTGAATACGCTGTCTCCCGACCTGCGATCGCTGGCCAAGACCGTTCTGGAGCAGCAGGATGTCTGTCTACAGCGGTTCCAGGCGGTCCTGGATCAAAAAATTACCGCCCTGCGGATTCGCTGCCACAACGACTACCACCTCGAACAGGTGCTCTACACCGGCAAAGACTTTTTCATTATCGACTTTGAGGGCGACCCCAACCGCAGTCTGAACGAGCGCCGCATGAAGCGATCGCCCCTACGGGACGTGGCGGGTATGCTGCAGTCGTTCTACTATGCCGTCAATGTGGCCCTGGACGATGAAATTGAGCGCGGCATCAGCCAGCCCGAGCAGCGCCATCAGCTGCAGCGCTGGGCCGAGTTTTGGTACCGCTGGGTCAGCACAACCTTTGTGCAAGCCTATTTAGAGACGGCCTCCCGCGATGGCTTTCTGCCCCAGACCCAGCAGGAGCTAGAGGTGCTGCTCGACAACTACCTGATTGAGCAGGCCATCTACAACCTGGGCCGAGAACTGGTCGAGCGATCGACCCACGTTAAAATTCCGCTGCGGCGCATTCTGCACCTGTTGGCGATCGACCTGGAGGAGAGTCCACAGAGCCCTGAGGGTTTGAAGGCTGATTAG
- the malQ gene encoding 4-alpha-glucanotransferase translates to MSFHRASGVLLHPTSLPGRFGIGDLGQAAYAFVDFLARSGQTLWQVLPLGPTGYEHSPYIMNFSTFAGNPLLIDLEQLAAEGLLEATELTPLTDVDPDRVDFDKVILHKTHFLKLAHDRFLSQRSPDQKARFEQFCQEQAAWLDDFVLFMALLETNEGKSWNHWDPAVARRDPEALKAQREALKDRIKYHQFVQFKFFEQWQNLRQYANDKNIKIVGDISIYVCHNSSDVWADPEIFKLDPNSFEPAFIAGVPPDYFSATGQLWGNPVYNWDRIEKTNFAWWIKRFQVTLQYVDIVRVDHFRGFEAYWQVPAGEETAINGEWIEAPGERFFKALAEALGTLPIMAEDLGIITPEVEALRDRFDFPGMRILMFAFGDDSRNAYLPHNYTRNTVVYPGTHDNDTIIGWWQQASDRERQALARYFGYDSPEAIEAINWLLIRAALSSVADLAVIALQDLLDLGGEARMNDPSRNDGNWRWRYRSSTLLTQALSDRLLSLTQTYSR, encoded by the coding sequence ATGAGTTTTCACCGTGCCAGTGGCGTTTTACTGCATCCCACCTCTCTCCCCGGTCGATTTGGCATTGGCGATTTGGGCCAAGCCGCCTACGCCTTTGTTGACTTTTTGGCCAGGAGTGGACAGACGCTGTGGCAGGTTTTGCCCCTGGGGCCAACGGGCTACGAGCACTCACCCTACATCATGAACTTCAGCACCTTTGCGGGCAACCCGCTGCTGATCGATCTAGAACAGCTGGCCGCTGAAGGGTTGCTGGAGGCTACTGAGCTAACGCCCCTGACCGATGTGGACCCCGATCGGGTCGATTTTGACAAAGTTATTCTCCACAAAACCCACTTTCTCAAGCTGGCCCACGATCGCTTCTTGAGCCAGCGATCGCCCGATCAGAAGGCTAGGTTTGAACAGTTTTGCCAGGAGCAGGCCGCGTGGCTGGACGACTTTGTGCTGTTTATGGCGCTGCTAGAGACCAACGAGGGCAAAAGCTGGAACCACTGGGACCCAGCCGTTGCCCGCCGGGACCCCGAAGCTCTAAAGGCCCAGCGAGAAGCCCTCAAAGACAGGATTAAGTACCATCAATTTGTGCAGTTCAAGTTCTTTGAGCAGTGGCAAAACCTGCGCCAGTACGCCAACGATAAAAACATCAAAATCGTGGGCGACATTTCAATTTATGTGTGCCACAACAGCTCGGACGTGTGGGCCGACCCGGAGATCTTTAAGCTCGACCCCAACAGCTTTGAACCCGCCTTTATTGCGGGGGTGCCGCCCGACTACTTCAGCGCCACCGGGCAGCTGTGGGGCAACCCGGTGTACAACTGGGATCGGATCGAAAAAACCAATTTTGCCTGGTGGATCAAGCGGTTTCAGGTGACCTTGCAGTACGTCGATATTGTGCGGGTTGACCACTTTCGCGGCTTTGAGGCCTACTGGCAGGTGCCCGCCGGGGAAGAGACCGCCATCAACGGCGAGTGGATCGAAGCGCCTGGGGAGCGCTTTTTTAAGGCGTTAGCCGAAGCCCTGGGCACGCTGCCGATCATGGCCGAAGATCTCGGCATCATCACCCCCGAGGTGGAGGCCCTGCGCGATCGCTTCGACTTTCCGGGCATGCGCATTTTGATGTTTGCCTTTGGCGACGACTCCCGCAATGCCTACCTGCCCCACAACTACACCCGCAACACCGTCGTCTACCCCGGCACCCACGACAACGACACCATCATCGGCTGGTGGCAGCAGGCCAGCGACAGGGAACGGCAGGCCCTGGCCCGCTATTTTGGCTACGACTCCCCGGAGGCGATCGAGGCAATCAACTGGCTGCTGATTCGGGCGGCGCTGTCCTCGGTGGCCGACCTGGCCGTCATTGCTCTGCAAGACCTGCTGGATTTGGGCGGCGAGGCCCGCATGAACGACCCCAGCCGCAACGACGGCAACTGGCGCTGGCGCTACCGCAGCTCCACCCTGCTGACCCAGGCCCTCAGCGATCGCCTGCTGTCGTTGACTCAAACCTACAGTCGCTAG